The following are encoded in a window of Arthrobacter antioxidans genomic DNA:
- a CDS encoding 23S rRNA (pseudouridine(1915)-N(3))-methyltransferase RlmH has product MAIRVLAVGRKHESWVSEGIERYSKRLKKPFDLSWQLIAHSAREHDAARKEESERLLAKLGTDYVVLLDERGKAIDSPTLSRTLLTPLEASRSVTVIIGGAYGVDQQVHQRADFTWSLSPLVFPHQLVRLILAEQVYRAQEIAGGRSYHHE; this is encoded by the coding sequence ATGGCAATCCGGGTGCTCGCAGTGGGCCGCAAGCATGAGAGCTGGGTGTCCGAGGGCATCGAGCGGTACTCCAAGCGGCTGAAGAAGCCCTTCGACCTCTCCTGGCAGCTCATCGCCCATTCGGCGAGAGAGCACGATGCGGCGCGCAAGGAGGAATCGGAGCGACTCCTCGCCAAGCTGGGGACCGACTACGTGGTCCTCCTCGACGAACGCGGCAAGGCCATCGACTCTCCGACCCTCTCCCGGACCCTGCTGACGCCGCTCGAGGCCTCCCGCAGCGTCACGGTGATCATCGGCGGCGCGTACGGCGTCGACCAGCAGGTGCACCAGCGGGCCGATTTCACCTGGTCCCTCTCGCCCCTGGTCTTCCCGCACCAGCTCGTGCGCCTCATCCTCGCCGAGCAGGTGTACCGGGCGCAGGAGATCGCGGGCGGGCGCTCGTACCACCACGAGTAG
- a CDS encoding DEAD/DEAH box helicase, whose protein sequence is MTQVLTRFTPATHEWFAGAFSEPTPAQEGAWSAISAGSNALVVAPTGSGKTLAAFLWALDRLIASGEGSGDIEPEPATPAKGRKAPAKPKRSTRVLYISPLKALGVDVERNLRAPLIGITQTAKRLGLPAPSITVGVRSGDTPQAERRAMLTRPPDILITTPESLFLMLTSKARETLMEVDTVIIDEVHAVAGTKRGAHLAVSLARLDALLEKPVQRIGLSATVEPKETVARFLSGNAPVEIVAPPSKKQWDLTVTVPVEDMTELGGAAANTDDDGDAVPQASIWPHVEEKIVDLIQQNRSTIVFANSRRLAERLTARLNEIHAERRERDAVWAAGGDPAAVEPAPPPSFAHTTATPAQMMAQAGQSSGAEALLARAHHGSVSKDQRALIEDDLKSGRLRCVVATSSLELGIDMGAVDLVVQVESPHSVASGLQRVGRAGHQVGEVSQGVLFPKHRGDLVNTTVTVERMLAGQIEPLYIPTNPLDILAQQTVAAAALGTIDVEEWFDVVRTSAPFATLPRSAFDATLDLLAGRYPSDEFAELRPRIIWDRVEGTITGRPGAQRLAVTSGGTIPDRGLFGVFLVGSEGEGPRAGGRRVGELDEEMVYESRVGDVFALGATSWRIEEITHDRVLVSPAFGQPGKLPFWKGDSLGRPVELGRALGAFRREMSGATPEKAQERCEKIGLDAWASGNLITYLSEQREATEVVPNDRTLVVERFHDELGDWRVVLHSPFGMPVHAPWALAVGARLEQRYGMDGSAMASDDGIVLRVPLMDDEPPGADLFLFDAEELDGIVTAEVGGSALFASRFRECAARALLLPRQNPSKRTPLWQQRQRSAQLLDVAKKYPTFPIVLETVREVLQDVYDLPALKDLAASLERRELRIVEVTTQQPSPFARSMLFGYVASFLYEGDSPLAERRAAALSLDPTLLNELLGRAELRELLDARVIADTELELQRLKQDRLARGLEGVADLLRLLGPLTVGEIAERLAAPADEQAAAALVDSTPPAGATLRAVGGDPEDGTSPSGAPPSDDPSDEELLAANAPAAPDPLRASPEVVRGHVAALVKANRALTVHIGGVERIAAVEDAARLRDALGVPLPMGIPLAFIEPVDDPLGDLVGRYARTHGPFTAAEAASRLGLGVAVVAGSLQRLAGAGRVVEGEFRPAESVPVLDISAASGAEPGTITVHAPAASEWCDAEVLRRLRRRSLAALRQEVEPVDPAAYGRFLPAWQHIGSGLRGLDGVVTVIDQLSGVPIPASAWEPLILAQRVANYAPAMLDELTATGEVLWSGAGSLAGNDGWIALHLAENAPLTLRPDPTFEPTALHTGLLDLLAGGGGYFLRQLTNQLDVQEATSDTAVVTALWDLVWAGRISNDTFSPVRALLAHGKTAHKQRPVPARARTSRAGRLGRAPGKSLTGASMRLSVAGDDGATGGYQRATPPLAAGRWNMLPAVEAETTLHAHAQAELLLDRYGVVTRGAVGNEGIPGGFGLMYKVLARLEEMGRCRRGYFIEHLGAAQFAVPATVDRLRSFSADNQLPTAQDVLGGEAAPLKTVALAATDPANPYGAALSWPQADGGHRAGRKAGALVVLVDGALALYVERGGKTLLAFTEDVDVLRAAALALVTIIRRGAADKMALEKVNGGEILDTDIGRALADAGFHSTPKGLRIRA, encoded by the coding sequence GTGACGCAGGTACTGACGAGGTTCACCCCCGCAACCCATGAGTGGTTCGCGGGAGCCTTCTCCGAACCCACTCCCGCCCAGGAGGGCGCCTGGTCCGCCATCTCCGCGGGTTCCAACGCGCTCGTCGTCGCCCCCACCGGCTCGGGCAAGACCCTTGCTGCCTTCCTCTGGGCCCTGGACCGGCTGATCGCCTCCGGCGAGGGCAGCGGCGACATCGAACCCGAGCCCGCGACCCCCGCCAAGGGCCGGAAGGCCCCGGCGAAGCCGAAGCGCAGCACCCGTGTCCTCTACATCTCACCCCTGAAGGCGCTCGGCGTCGACGTCGAGCGGAACCTCCGGGCCCCGCTGATCGGCATCACGCAGACCGCGAAGCGCCTGGGCCTGCCCGCGCCCAGCATCACCGTCGGCGTCCGCTCGGGCGACACCCCGCAGGCCGAACGCCGGGCCATGCTGACGCGGCCACCGGACATCCTCATCACCACGCCCGAGTCCCTGTTCCTCATGCTGACCTCGAAGGCGCGCGAGACGCTCATGGAGGTGGACACCGTCATCATCGACGAGGTCCACGCCGTCGCCGGCACCAAGCGCGGCGCGCACCTGGCGGTGTCGCTGGCCCGCCTCGACGCCCTGCTCGAGAAGCCCGTGCAGCGCATCGGGCTCTCCGCCACGGTGGAGCCGAAGGAGACCGTGGCCCGCTTCCTCTCCGGCAACGCCCCCGTGGAGATCGTCGCCCCGCCGTCGAAGAAGCAGTGGGACCTGACCGTCACCGTGCCCGTGGAGGACATGACGGAGCTCGGCGGAGCGGCGGCGAACACCGACGACGACGGCGACGCCGTGCCGCAGGCGAGCATCTGGCCGCACGTCGAGGAGAAGATCGTCGACCTGATCCAGCAGAACCGGTCCACGATCGTGTTCGCCAACTCGCGCCGGCTCGCCGAGCGCCTGACCGCGCGGCTCAACGAGATCCACGCGGAACGCCGCGAGCGCGACGCCGTGTGGGCGGCGGGCGGCGACCCGGCCGCCGTCGAACCCGCTCCCCCGCCGTCGTTCGCGCACACCACCGCCACGCCGGCGCAGATGATGGCCCAGGCGGGGCAGTCCAGCGGCGCCGAAGCGCTCCTCGCCCGCGCCCACCACGGATCCGTCTCGAAGGACCAGCGCGCCCTCATCGAGGACGACCTCAAGTCGGGACGCCTGCGCTGCGTGGTCGCCACCAGCTCGCTGGAGCTCGGCATCGACATGGGCGCCGTGGACCTCGTGGTGCAGGTCGAGTCGCCGCACTCCGTGGCGAGCGGCCTGCAGCGCGTGGGACGCGCCGGCCACCAGGTGGGCGAGGTGTCCCAGGGCGTGCTCTTCCCCAAGCACCGCGGGGACCTCGTCAACACCACGGTCACGGTGGAGCGCATGCTCGCCGGGCAGATCGAACCCCTCTACATCCCCACCAACCCGCTCGACATCCTCGCGCAGCAGACCGTCGCGGCTGCGGCGCTCGGCACCATCGACGTCGAGGAGTGGTTCGACGTCGTCAGGACCTCCGCGCCGTTCGCCACCCTGCCCCGCTCCGCCTTCGACGCGACCCTCGACCTGCTCGCCGGACGCTACCCGTCCGACGAGTTCGCCGAACTGCGCCCGCGCATCATCTGGGACCGCGTGGAGGGCACCATCACCGGACGGCCCGGAGCGCAGCGCCTGGCCGTCACCTCGGGCGGCACCATCCCCGACCGCGGGCTGTTCGGCGTCTTCCTCGTCGGCTCCGAGGGCGAGGGTCCCCGGGCCGGGGGCCGCCGCGTGGGCGAGCTCGACGAGGAGATGGTCTACGAATCCCGCGTGGGCGACGTCTTCGCCCTCGGCGCCACCAGCTGGCGCATCGAGGAGATCACGCACGACCGCGTGCTGGTCTCCCCCGCCTTCGGCCAGCCCGGCAAGCTCCCGTTCTGGAAGGGCGACTCCCTCGGCCGGCCCGTCGAACTGGGCCGTGCCCTCGGCGCCTTCCGGCGCGAGATGTCCGGAGCCACGCCGGAGAAGGCGCAGGAGCGGTGCGAGAAGATCGGGCTCGACGCCTGGGCGTCGGGGAACCTCATCACCTACCTCAGCGAGCAGCGCGAAGCCACCGAGGTGGTGCCGAACGACAGGACGCTCGTCGTCGAACGCTTCCACGACGAGCTCGGCGACTGGCGCGTGGTCCTGCACAGCCCCTTCGGCATGCCCGTGCACGCACCATGGGCACTCGCCGTGGGGGCCCGGCTCGAGCAGCGCTACGGCATGGACGGCTCCGCGATGGCCTCCGACGACGGCATCGTGCTGCGCGTCCCCCTCATGGACGACGAGCCGCCCGGCGCCGACCTGTTCCTGTTCGACGCCGAGGAACTCGACGGCATCGTGACCGCCGAGGTGGGCGGGTCCGCTCTCTTCGCCTCCCGCTTCCGCGAGTGTGCGGCCCGCGCCCTGCTGCTGCCCCGCCAGAACCCGAGCAAGCGCACCCCGCTGTGGCAGCAGCGGCAGCGGTCGGCGCAGCTGCTCGACGTCGCCAAGAAGTACCCGACCTTCCCGATCGTCCTCGAGACCGTGCGCGAGGTCCTGCAGGATGTCTACGACCTCCCCGCGCTGAAGGATCTCGCGGCCTCGCTCGAACGCCGGGAACTGCGGATTGTCGAGGTCACCACGCAGCAGCCCTCCCCGTTCGCGCGGTCCATGCTGTTCGGCTACGTGGCGTCCTTCCTGTACGAGGGCGACTCCCCGCTGGCCGAGCGCCGGGCCGCCGCGCTCTCGCTCGACCCGACCCTCCTCAACGAGCTGCTGGGCCGGGCGGAGCTGCGGGAGCTGCTCGACGCCCGGGTCATCGCCGACACGGAACTCGAGCTGCAGCGCCTCAAGCAGGACCGCCTCGCCCGTGGGCTCGAGGGCGTCGCCGATCTGCTGCGCCTGCTCGGACCGCTGACCGTCGGGGAGATCGCCGAGCGCCTCGCGGCACCCGCCGATGAGCAGGCCGCCGCCGCACTCGTCGACAGCACTCCGCCGGCCGGCGCGACCCTCCGGGCGGTCGGCGGCGATCCGGAGGACGGCACATCCCCGTCCGGCGCGCCCCCGTCCGACGACCCCTCGGACGAGGAGCTGCTCGCCGCGAACGCCCCGGCCGCCCCGGACCCCCTGAGGGCCTCACCCGAGGTGGTGCGCGGACATGTGGCCGCCCTCGTGAAGGCCAACCGCGCCCTGACCGTGCACATCGGCGGCGTCGAGCGCATCGCCGCCGTCGAGGACGCCGCCCGCCTGCGGGACGCCCTCGGCGTCCCCCTGCCCATGGGCATCCCCCTGGCCTTCATCGAGCCCGTCGACGATCCTCTCGGGGACCTCGTGGGGCGCTACGCGCGCACGCACGGCCCCTTCACGGCTGCGGAGGCCGCGTCCCGCCTGGGGCTCGGCGTCGCCGTCGTCGCCGGGTCGCTGCAGCGCCTCGCCGGCGCCGGCCGTGTGGTGGAGGGCGAGTTCCGCCCCGCCGAGTCGGTGCCCGTGCTCGACATCTCGGCGGCGTCGGGCGCCGAGCCCGGCACCATCACCGTGCACGCCCCGGCCGCCAGCGAATGGTGCGACGCCGAGGTCCTCCGCCGCCTGCGCCGCCGGTCGCTGGCCGCGCTGCGCCAGGAGGTGGAGCCGGTGGACCCCGCCGCCTACGGGCGGTTCCTGCCCGCCTGGCAGCACATCGGCTCCGGACTGCGCGGCCTGGACGGCGTGGTCACCGTCATCGACCAGCTCTCCGGCGTGCCCATCCCCGCGTCGGCGTGGGAGCCGCTGATCCTCGCCCAGCGCGTGGCCAACTATGCGCCCGCCATGCTCGATGAGCTGACGGCGACCGGCGAGGTGCTCTGGTCCGGCGCCGGATCGCTGGCCGGCAACGACGGCTGGATCGCCCTGCACCTGGCCGAGAACGCCCCCCTGACGCTCCGACCCGATCCCACCTTCGAGCCCACGGCCCTCCACACCGGACTGCTCGACCTCCTCGCCGGCGGCGGCGGGTACTTCCTGCGGCAGCTCACCAACCAGCTCGACGTGCAGGAGGCGACGTCGGACACCGCCGTCGTCACCGCCCTGTGGGACCTCGTGTGGGCGGGGAGGATCAGCAACGACACGTTCTCCCCGGTGCGCGCCCTCCTCGCGCACGGGAAGACGGCCCACAAGCAGCGACCGGTCCCGGCCCGTGCACGGACCTCGCGGGCCGGGCGCCTGGGCCGCGCCCCCGGCAAGTCACTCACCGGGGCCTCGATGCGCCTGAGCGTGGCGGGCGACGACGGCGCCACCGGCGGCTACCAGCGGGCCACCCCTCCCCTGGCGGCCGGCCGCTGGAACATGCTGCCCGCCGTCGAGGCGGAGACCACCCTGCACGCCCACGCGCAGGCGGAGCTGCTGCTCGACCGCTACGGCGTCGTCACCCGCGGGGCCGTCGGCAACGAGGGCATCCCCGGAGGGTTCGGCCTCATGTACAAGGTGCTGGCGCGGCTGGAGGAGATGGGCCGGTGCCGGCGCGGCTATTTCATCGAGCACCTCGGCGCCGCGCAGTTCGCCGTCCCGGCCACGGTGGACCGCCTGCGCTCCTTCAGCGCCGACAACCAGTTGCCCACAGCGCAGGACGTGCTCGGCGGGGAGGCCGCTCCCCTGAAGACGGTGGCCCTCGCGGCCACGGATCCCGCCAACCCCTACGGCGCGGCGCTCAGCTGGCCCCAGGCCGACGGCGGCCACCGCGCCGGGCGGAAGGCGGGGGCGCTCGTCGTGCTCGTGGACGGGGCACTCGCGCTGTACGTGGAGCGGGGCGGCAAGACGCTGCTGGCGTTCACCGAGGACGTCGACGTCCTGCGGGCGGCAGCGCTGGCCCTGGTCACGATCATCCGCCGGGGGGCCGCGGACAAGATGGCCCTCGAGAAGGTCAACGGCGGCGAGATCCTGGACACCGACATCGGTCGCGCGCTCGCCGACGCCGGCTTCCACTCCACACCGAAGGGGCTGAGGATCCGTGCCTGA
- a CDS encoding pyridoxamine 5'-phosphate oxidase family protein: MADQQDGLKEVQDILGKTDIAILTTVSLDGRLVSRPLALQAKDFDGDLWFFTEDPSPKADEIRANPQVNVSASTGKGYVSIAGTATLTKDQAKIDELWGPSVSAWFENGREDPAVALIHVDADTAEYWSMDAPRVVSAVKMVKGLVTGTKPDVGKNDVVELP, translated from the coding sequence GTGGCAGATCAGCAGGACGGCTTGAAAGAAGTACAGGACATCCTCGGCAAGACCGACATCGCGATCCTCACCACCGTGAGCCTCGATGGCCGGCTCGTGAGCAGGCCCCTCGCGCTCCAGGCGAAGGACTTCGACGGCGACCTCTGGTTCTTCACGGAGGACCCCTCCCCCAAGGCCGACGAGATCCGCGCCAACCCGCAGGTCAACGTCTCCGCGAGCACGGGCAAGGGCTACGTCTCGATCGCGGGCACGGCAACCCTGACGAAGGACCAGGCGAAGATCGACGAGCTGTGGGGGCCCTCTGTGTCCGCATGGTTCGAGAACGGCCGTGAGGATCCCGCCGTCGCGCTCATCCACGTCGACGCCGACACCGCCGAGTACTGGTCCATGGACGCACCGCGCGTCGTCTCGGCCGTGAAGATGGTCAAGGGCCTCGTGACGGGCACCAAGCCCGACGTCGGCAAGAACGACGTCGTCGAGCTCCCCTAG
- a CDS encoding Fpg/Nei family DNA glycosylase, which yields MPEGDTVWRAARELHRALAGKTLTRCDIRVPRFATVDFTGDTVQEAVSRGKHLLIRGGGDDGWDIHSHLKMEGLWHVYARGEKWRRPAFKARCILETADAVVVGFELGFLRVIPRAEEDDAVGYLGPDLLGPDWDPEEALRRLREQPERPIGLALLDQRNLAGIGNVYRCELCFLAGVHPLTPVGEVPNLPRMVELSKKLLEANKERSTRATTGQLRGNTLWVYGRSRRGCLRCGTPVALEQLGDKETELRELYYCPHCQPRLEAPAGTALP from the coding sequence GTGCCTGAGGGCGATACCGTGTGGCGCGCCGCCCGCGAACTGCACCGCGCCCTCGCCGGGAAGACGCTGACGCGCTGCGACATCCGCGTGCCCCGCTTCGCCACCGTGGACTTCACCGGTGACACCGTGCAGGAGGCGGTGTCCCGCGGGAAGCACCTGCTCATCCGGGGCGGGGGCGACGACGGCTGGGACATCCACTCGCACCTCAAGATGGAAGGCCTCTGGCACGTCTACGCCCGCGGGGAGAAATGGCGGAGACCGGCCTTCAAGGCGCGCTGCATCCTGGAGACCGCGGACGCCGTCGTCGTCGGTTTCGAACTCGGCTTCCTGCGGGTGATCCCGCGCGCCGAGGAGGACGACGCCGTCGGATACCTGGGGCCCGACCTGCTCGGTCCCGACTGGGACCCGGAGGAGGCACTGCGACGCCTGAGGGAGCAGCCGGAGCGTCCCATCGGCCTCGCCCTGCTCGACCAGCGGAACCTCGCGGGGATCGGCAACGTCTACCGGTGCGAGCTGTGCTTCCTCGCCGGCGTGCACCCGCTCACCCCGGTGGGTGAGGTGCCGAACCTGCCGCGCATGGTCGAGCTGTCCAAGAAGCTCCTCGAGGCGAACAAGGAGCGCAGCACCCGGGCGACGACCGGACAGCTCCGCGGCAACACGCTCTGGGTGTACGGGCGGTCCCGGCGGGGCTGCCTGCGCTGCGGCACGCCCGTGGCGCTCGAACAGCTCGGGGACAAGGAGACCGAACTGCGGGAGCTCTACTACTGTCCGCACTGCCAGCCGCGATTGGAAGCCCCGGCCGGGACGGCACTACCCTGA
- the tadA gene encoding tRNA adenosine(34) deaminase TadA: MAPSLLPVPPEHRAWMGLALEAAALTRASADVPIGAVVVGPDGAVLGTGWNQREELGDPTAHAEVQAIRAAAARLGAWRLEGCTLVVTLEPCAMCAGASVLARIPRVVFGAWDEKAGASGSVFDVLRERRLNHWTEVVAGVREEECALLLTEFFAAQRSGSDQGR, translated from the coding sequence ATGGCCCCCTCCCTCCTCCCCGTCCCCCCTGAGCACCGGGCGTGGATGGGGCTGGCCCTGGAGGCAGCCGCACTGACCCGCGCGAGCGCGGACGTGCCGATCGGCGCCGTCGTCGTCGGACCCGACGGCGCGGTACTCGGTACGGGCTGGAACCAGCGCGAGGAGCTCGGGGACCCGACGGCGCACGCCGAGGTGCAGGCCATCCGCGCCGCCGCCGCACGTCTCGGCGCGTGGCGGCTCGAGGGCTGCACCCTGGTGGTCACGCTCGAACCGTGCGCCATGTGCGCCGGCGCCTCGGTCCTGGCGCGCATCCCCCGCGTGGTGTTCGGGGCCTGGGACGAGAAGGCAGGAGCGTCGGGCTCGGTGTTCGACGTGCTGCGGGAGCGCCGGCTGAACCACTGGACCGAGGTCGTCGCGGGGGTCCGCGAGGAGGAGTGCGCGCTGCTGCTCACGGAGTTCTTCGCGGCCCAGCGGTCCGGTTCCGACCAGGGGCGATAG
- the upp gene encoding uracil phosphoribosyltransferase, whose amino-acid sequence MRVLVVDHPLVAHKLTVLRDKDTSSPVFRLLTEELVTLLAYEATRDVRVETVSIETPVTKTEGVGLVKPTPLVVPILRAGLGMLEGMTRLVPTAEVGFLGMARNEETLEAITYAERLPDDLTGRQVFVLDPMLATGGTLREAIKFLFARGAADITCICLLAAPEGLATLQEELEGRNVTIVLASIDERLDEKSYIVPGLGDAGDRLYGVVG is encoded by the coding sequence ATGCGTGTACTGGTAGTCGACCACCCCCTGGTAGCCCACAAACTCACGGTTCTCCGGGACAAGGACACGTCGTCGCCGGTGTTCCGGCTCCTCACCGAGGAACTCGTCACCCTGCTGGCCTACGAGGCCACGCGCGACGTCCGGGTCGAGACCGTGTCCATCGAGACGCCGGTCACGAAGACCGAGGGCGTCGGACTCGTGAAGCCCACCCCCCTCGTGGTCCCCATCCTCCGCGCCGGCCTCGGGATGCTCGAGGGCATGACGCGCCTCGTGCCGACGGCCGAGGTGGGCTTCCTCGGGATGGCCCGCAACGAGGAGACCCTCGAAGCCATCACGTACGCCGAGCGGCTGCCGGACGATCTCACCGGGCGCCAGGTCTTCGTGCTCGACCCGATGCTCGCCACGGGAGGCACCCTCCGCGAGGCCATCAAGTTCCTCTTCGCCCGGGGAGCCGCGGACATTACCTGCATCTGCCTGCTCGCCGCCCCGGAGGGCCTTGCCACGCTGCAGGAGGAGCTCGAGGGCCGCAACGTCACCATCGTCCTGGCCTCCATCGACGAGCGGCTCGATGAGAAGTCGTACATCGTCCCGGGCCTGGGCGATGCCGGCGACCGCCTCTACGGCGTCGTCGGTTAG
- a CDS encoding RluA family pseudouridine synthase: MRSPLPVRNGVNATRLRLPAEGPWETALDYILDRFDHVDPEGIGERFDRGEVVALGGEVLTRSTPLGEHTFVWYYRELPVEERLPVELSILHQDDHLLVVDKPHFLPTTPGGMYVAESALVRLRVELGIPDLIPMHRLDRMTAGILMFSIDPDTRGAYQLLFENRRISKEYRAVAPVRPELRLDEEPQDVRSRIVKSRTYLLAQEVEGPANTHTTVSLLDQRADRGLYRLQPHTGKTHQLRLHMASLGLGIVNDPFYPVLHPQAPDDYTRPLQLLAHSIAFADPVDGTERSFESGLTLAEFA, from the coding sequence ATGAGATCACCCCTGCCCGTGCGCAACGGCGTCAACGCGACACGGCTCCGCCTGCCGGCCGAGGGCCCGTGGGAGACCGCCCTCGACTACATCCTCGACCGCTTCGACCACGTGGATCCCGAGGGCATCGGCGAGCGCTTCGACCGCGGGGAGGTGGTCGCCCTGGGCGGGGAGGTCCTGACGCGGTCCACCCCGCTCGGTGAGCACACGTTCGTCTGGTACTACCGTGAGCTGCCGGTCGAGGAGCGGCTGCCCGTCGAGCTGTCGATCCTGCATCAGGACGATCACCTGCTCGTCGTCGACAAGCCGCACTTCCTCCCGACCACGCCGGGCGGCATGTACGTGGCGGAGTCCGCCCTCGTGCGGCTGCGCGTGGAACTCGGCATCCCGGACCTCATCCCCATGCACCGGCTGGACCGCATGACGGCGGGCATCCTCATGTTCTCCATCGATCCGGACACCCGCGGCGCCTACCAGCTGCTCTTCGAGAACAGGCGCATCAGCAAGGAATACCGGGCCGTGGCGCCGGTCCGGCCGGAGCTGCGGCTCGACGAGGAGCCGCAGGACGTGCGCAGCAGGATCGTGAAGTCCCGGACCTACCTGCTGGCCCAGGAGGTCGAGGGACCGGCGAACACCCACACCACGGTGAGCCTGCTGGACCAGCGCGCCGACCGCGGCCTGTACCGGCTGCAGCCGCACACCGGCAAGACCCATCAGCTCCGACTGCACATGGCGTCCCTCGGGCTCGGCATCGTCAACGACCCGTTCTACCCGGTGCTGCACCCGCAGGCACCCGACGACTACACCCGGCCGCTGCAGCTCCTCGCGCACAGCATCGCGTTCGCGGACCCGGTGGACGGCACCGAGCGGAGC
- a CDS encoding DUF4232 domain-containing protein, which translates to MTTLLGSKRWIAAIAAAGALVAVSGCSASDPGTGEPAASTSETATGAPTASGSPSAESTASATTPAPEPTSAASPSTAPTTAPADPAPSTTPSPEASTPAAAGPCTAAQLTGSVQDQPGGGAAGSVYRTLVLTNASDQGCTVAGYPGVSSVDGSGNQIGAPADRDGTASVPMLLAPGASAAATLRQANAQNYGADCGLTPATGLRVYPPGATDSLVLPQALPACSAASIVLMTISPLQAAS; encoded by the coding sequence ATGACTACACTGCTGGGGAGCAAGCGTTGGATCGCGGCCATTGCGGCTGCCGGAGCACTCGTCGCCGTGAGCGGGTGTTCGGCGTCGGATCCGGGGACCGGAGAACCGGCCGCGTCGACCTCCGAGACCGCGACCGGAGCACCGACGGCGTCCGGATCACCGTCCGCGGAGTCGACGGCGTCAGCCACGACACCAGCACCCGAACCGACGTCCGCGGCGTCGCCGTCCACGGCACCCACGACTGCCCCCGCGGACCCTGCGCCGAGCACGACGCCGTCCCCGGAGGCGTCCACGCCGGCCGCGGCCGGCCCCTGCACCGCGGCTCAGCTGACGGGGTCCGTCCAGGACCAGCCGGGCGGCGGCGCTGCCGGCAGTGTGTACCGCACCCTCGTGCTGACCAACGCCTCGGATCAGGGGTGCACGGTCGCGGGATACCCGGGCGTCTCCTCCGTGGACGGTTCGGGCAACCAGATCGGCGCCCCGGCGGACCGGGACGGGACGGCCTCGGTGCCCATGCTCCTCGCCCCGGGCGCGTCCGCCGCGGCCACCCTGCGGCAGGCCAACGCCCAGAACTACGGTGCCGACTGCGGACTCACGCCCGCGACCGGCCTCCGCGTCTACCCGCCCGGCGCCACCGACTCGCTCGTCCTCCCCCAGGCGCTCCCGGCCTGTTCCGCCGCGTCGATCGTGCTGATGACGATCAGCCCCCTGCAGGCCGCTTCCTAG
- a CDS encoding type 1 glutamine amidotransferase domain-containing protein, whose translation MKKILMVLTSVSELGDTGEKTGYNVAEAAHPWKVFKDSGHFVDFASIQGGQPPRDEVDTTDPIQVAFTEDETTRAGLYNTARVDVVDPGQYDAVYLVGGHGTMWDFPDSAGLQNLVASVYNAGGLVGAVCHGPAGLLDVELENGLRLVEGRRVAAFTNDEEVAAGKDKVIPFFLADRLEEQGATHVFADVFEEKVVVDERLVTGQNPASAAGVAKEMEKLFAEVIHQEKAEEQHETEALRAERDALKAAAAEDES comes from the coding sequence ATGAAAAAGATTCTCATGGTTCTGACCAGCGTTTCCGAGCTCGGCGACACGGGGGAGAAGACCGGCTACAACGTGGCCGAGGCCGCGCATCCCTGGAAGGTCTTCAAGGATTCCGGGCACTTCGTGGACTTCGCCTCGATCCAGGGCGGCCAGCCCCCGCGTGACGAGGTGGACACCACCGATCCCATCCAGGTGGCCTTCACCGAGGACGAGACCACGCGGGCGGGCCTCTACAACACGGCCCGCGTCGACGTCGTCGACCCCGGCCAGTACGACGCCGTCTACCTGGTGGGCGGCCACGGCACCATGTGGGACTTCCCGGACAGCGCAGGCCTGCAGAATCTCGTCGCCAGCGTCTACAACGCCGGGGGCCTGGTGGGCGCGGTCTGCCACGGACCGGCCGGCCTGCTCGACGTGGAGCTGGAGAACGGTCTCCGCCTCGTCGAGGGCCGGAGGGTGGCCGCCTTCACCAATGACGAGGAGGTCGCCGCAGGGAAGGACAAGGTCATCCCGTTCTTCCTTGCGGACCGGCTCGAGGAACAGGGCGCCACCCACGTCTTCGCCGATGTCTTCGAGGAGAAGGTCGTCGTCGACGAGCGACTGGTGACCGGCCAGAACCCGGCGTCGGCCGCGGGCGTCGCCAAGGAGATGGAGAAGCTCTTCGCGGAGGTCATCCACCAGGAGAAGGCCGAGGAGCAGCACGAGACGGAGGCCCTGCGCGCCGAGAGGGACGCGCTCAAGGCCGCCGCAGCGGAGGACGAGAGCTGA